The Akkermansia sp. N21116 genome includes a region encoding these proteins:
- a CDS encoding metallophosphoesterase yields the protein MKKDLPALPGQTIRFISDLHLGHAKSAIRDVEQIRFLLEGCRILVICGDFSETREEDFLERAGKLRRDFETMCSEAGVELIILAGNHDPDEEHSVLTCLDGRIAALHGHCLFKQVSPWGREYLNNKALYKRTIREYKDADINLEHRMELAKTIAKLVLPPTCPEDPAKVPTWKRSKPVRFFQHACWPPERPLQILRAWLMMRSRIKDFRKRFLPEAEVICYGHLHRRDIHFSQDKLYVNLGALFQYASGYAVEVKDFSLEVREVSADGWGQTAFRHTIRPLNE from the coding sequence ATGAAGAAAGACCTGCCCGCCCTTCCCGGCCAAACCATCCGGTTCATCTCCGACCTCCACCTCGGGCATGCCAAATCCGCTATCCGCGATGTGGAACAGATACGCTTCCTGCTGGAAGGATGCCGGATACTTGTCATCTGCGGGGATTTCTCCGAAACCCGGGAAGAAGACTTCTTGGAACGCGCCGGGAAACTGCGCCGGGACTTCGAAACCATGTGCTCCGAGGCTGGCGTCGAATTGATCATCCTGGCCGGCAACCACGACCCCGATGAAGAACACAGCGTTCTTACCTGCCTGGATGGTCGCATCGCCGCCCTCCACGGCCACTGCCTCTTCAAACAGGTTTCCCCCTGGGGACGTGAGTACCTGAACAACAAGGCTCTGTACAAGCGCACCATCCGCGAGTACAAGGATGCGGATATCAACCTCGAACACAGGATGGAACTCGCCAAAACCATCGCCAAGCTCGTTCTGCCGCCAACCTGCCCTGAAGATCCGGCCAAGGTTCCGACATGGAAACGCTCCAAACCCGTTCGCTTCTTCCAGCACGCCTGTTGGCCTCCGGAAAGGCCGCTTCAGATCCTCCGCGCCTGGCTCATGATGAGAAGCCGCATTAAAGACTTTCGCAAACGCTTCCTACCGGAAGCCGAAGTCATCTGTTACGGTCATCTCCACCGCCGCGACATCCACTTCTCCCAAGACAAACTCTACGTCAACCTCGGCGCTCTTTTCCAATACGCCTCAGGCTACGCCGTAGAAGTCAAAGACTTCTCTCTGGAAGTCCGTGAAGTATCTGCCGACGGTTGGGGGCAAACAGCCTTCCGGCACACCATTCGCCCGTTGAACGAATAG